The following DNA comes from Candidatus Nitrosotalea okcheonensis.
ATTAATTTATAATCCAAAAAACATGGATAAGTTTATTCCCTTTGCAATTTTAGTTGGGGTGACAGATGTAAAAAGAACACTTACAAAACTTGCCAAAGTGTTTTCTGAGTCATTTTTACAAAATCCATTTGTGCACATGAACCAGATTGTGCTGTTCATGTATACCGACAATATATACAAAATGGATGATCTTTCTGTCAAAATTCATGATATTGAAGGAATACATTCTGTGGATTTATTCATGCCAAAAAAGATTACATTTTTGAACAAGTGGGTAATAGAGGCAATCATACAAGCCAAGAAATCAAAGAAACTTCATCTCATGTCTGAGATACATTCATAACATAATTGTGGTTTAATTTTTCTGAATGAGGAAAAATGTCTTCAAGGGCAGAGTTCTCTCACTTAGTCTTTATACTTTATCTATAAACAAACGAAAAGTTACACGGGAGGTAATTGAACACCCAGGTGCTGCCGCCATACTTGCAATAGAAGATGGTAAAATATTGCTAGTAAGACAGCACAGGTTTCCGCATGGATACGTGCTTGAAATCCCCGCTGGAACCCTAGAAAAGGGAGAAAAGCCTCTCAAGTGTGCCCACAGGGAACTGCGTGAAGAGACTGGATATACAGCAAAAAAGATGACTCCTTTGATCAAGTACTATCCTTCCATTGGATACAATACTGAAATTATTCATTGTTATGTTGCATCAGGAACAAAGAAAGTAGGAGGTTTACAGCTTGACCAAGATGAAATCATGTCTGTTGTAAAAATTGATTTCAAGAAAGTCCTCAAGATGATTACATCTGGAAAGATTACAGATTCCAAAACAATCTGCGCCGTCTTGACTTATGCTATCAACAAGAAACATCAGGTATAGACTGGCTTTACCAAATCAGCAACATCTGCCCAACATCTAGATAGTTTTTCAAATGTAAATACCAAGTTTAACAACTGTATTGACCCCTGTTTCTTTGGATCAAGTGATGAACCTACGCCTGAGATCTTTTTTTGATAGTTCCTGTGAAGTGTGATTGCTTCAATTGCTAGCTTTCTATTATTTTCCGTAAATGAGGTGATTGATTTTTCATGTACATTTTCTATTTCTTGTGCAGTATCATATAGCTTTTTTGTATCAGTTTTTGATATTGGTAATTCTGAAATAGAATGTGCAAGATCTATTATGGTATCTCCTGCAGTCTCTAGCAAGTTTGCTGCTACCCTATAGTCTAGGATGTCAATGTTTCCCAAGTTTAGTGCAGTTGCAAGTTTCTTGTCAACCATTGCACTTCGGATTAATCGTACAAGCAAGAAATATTGCCGGTCAATTTCATCATCTCGACTCGGCATTGTTTGTAATACTGACCTGTCGTCAGATGCAAGACATGATATTGTATCACGAAACATTCCAAGAACAATTGAGCTCATTCTTTTTAGTATCTTATCTGGACTAAGTGTAGTAGCATCAAGTAAAAACTGCACATTTACATTTGATGCGTCCTCTTCAACAATTTCCATACCAACAAGCCTTCGCATCAGTCCACGGATCTTTTCTCTGTCTTCTACTGAAATTGTTGATTTTCCCTTGATCTTTATGATATCATATCCAAGCAGGTATGCACCTGTGATGTAGGCACTAATGTTTTCTTGTTTTGATACAGGATATGGTATCACGACTTCATTTGGCGGTTTGCTTCCACCAGTGGGAGTAATTGAAATACTGTTAGAGCCAGTCTCAATTTCTACTTCATCACTTTTTTCAAGCTTGTTTGCCTGAACCCATTCTATTGGAAGAGAAACTAGGATACTGCTCCCTATCCTTTGTAAGCGCCGAATGAATTTAGTCAATTTATACTAATTTATATAATTTAATGATCATTTTTATATTTTCTCATAAATTTAAGCTAGTTATGCAAGCAGTAGCTTTTGCACCAGGTCACATTACTGGTTTTTTCAAGGCAGAAGTAGAGCCAAAGGAGCCAGAACAAAAGGGGTCAATTGGTGCAGGATTTTGTATCAAGGAGGGAGTAACAACAAAGGTCAAGGTGACAAGCTCTGATAAACCAGGATTCAAGATTACCGTAACTGGTTACAAATCTGATAACACCCAGGTTTCAGAATTTGTTGTAAAGGAATTTTTTAAAATTGTAAATCAAAATTATTTTTTAGATATAGAACATAATACCACCATACCAGTTGGTTACGGTCTTGGTTCTAGCGGTGCTGTTGCATTGAGTTTGGCATTTGCGTTAAACAAGGCACTTGGAACAAATCTATCTAGGACTAGAATAGGACAGGTTGCTCACAATGCCGAAATTCACTGTAAGACAGGACTTGGAACAGTACTGTCATCATATCATGGCGGGTTTGAGATAAGGACAAAACAAGGTGCTCCCGGAATCGGAAGCCTGCAAAAGATCCATACAGATTATACTGCGATTGTAATTTGCTTTTCTCCAATATCAACAAAACAATTCATCAAGACTGAACTTTCAAAGATAAATGGCCTAGGTGGGAAGATGGTTACAAAATTATTAAAATCAAGAGATCAGATGGAATTTTTGGACATGTCACTTGAATTTGCCAAGTATGTCCATGTCATTACAAGGCAGATGCAGTTGGTAATTGATGATTTATCCCAAAATGGATTCAAGTCAGGTGTTGCAATGTTTGGGGAAACGGTATTTACACTTGTACCAAAGACAAAAGAATTTGAAGTTATGCAAATTTTAAAAAAATATGATGGAGTGATAATTAAAACCGAGATAGACAAGAGTGGAGCTAGGGTCTCCTAGTGTTGATTCCAAAGACACATCCAAGAGCCACTTCTCTTTACATCCGGGAAAAACTTGTCCATGGGTTCAGAGAAGGTCTTGTTGTAGAGGAAGGTCTCTTGGCTCATGGTAGAGGTGAGATGTTTGATTATCTCATAGGTGAAAAGACAACCAAGACATCTCGGAAGGCAATAAAAGCTGCCGCTAGGACGCTTCTGGCATCCAAATTACCTGTGATATCAGTAAATGGTAATTTTGCAGCTCTTTGTGCAAAGGAAATTGTAGAGCTGTCAAAAATCACGGGGGCAAAAATTGAGGTAAATTTGTTTTATGCAAGCGAAAAGCGAAAAAAAACCATTGCGCAGATTCTAAGGAAAAACGGTGCAAAAGAAGTACTAGGAGTTGATCCCAAGTTTGCAAAGAGGATTCCCAATCTCGACAGTGCAAGAAGAGTTGTTGACAAGCGTGGAATATTTTCTGCAGATGTTGTACTAGTACCATTGGAAGATGGAGATAGAACAATTGCATTAAAGAAGTTTGGAAAAGACGTTATTACGTTTGACCTGAATCCCATGTCGCGTACTGCACAGACTGCAGATATTACAATTGTTGACAATGTAATTCGTGGAATGAAGATACTGATTGATGTTTGTAAAAAATTATCAAAAGAAGATTTGAAAGAAAAATCAAAATTTGACAACAAGAAGAACCTGAAAAAATCCATCGGCGTCATAAGAAAAAATCTAAGGAGGATGGCAAATGCCTAAGTCTGTCAGAGACATATTATTAATGAAAAATTCCAAGAAAATTACTGTGATTACTGCATATGATTATACTATATCACAGCTTTGTGACAAGGCTGGTGTAGACATATTGCTTGTAGGAGATAGTGCCGGAATGGTGATGCTTGGATATGACAATACCATACCTGTTACGATGGACCAGATGTGTCTTTTTACAGAGGCAGTTTCAAGGGGACGACAGAATGCTTTGGTTGTTGCAGACATGCCATTTATGTCATATCAAGCAAGCAAATCTCAGGCAATTGAAAATGCTGGAAGACTGATAAAATCAGGTGCAGATGCAGTTAAACTAGAAGGTGGAATTGAGATTAAAGATACCATACATGCCATTGTAGAAATTGGTATACCAGTGATGGGACATATTGGGTTCCAGCCGCAGACTACTACTCTTCAGGAGGGCTACAAGGTCCAAGCAAAGACAAGAGATACTGCCATCAGATTGATTGATTCTGCCAAGGCATTAGAGGAAGCTGGTGTATTCAGTATTGCACTAGAAATGGTAACAAGAGAGGTCTCAAAAATTATTTCAGATACTATCAGTATACCTACAATAGGAATTGGTTCTGGACCTGACTGCGATGGGCAGGTGCTTGTTGTGCATGATGCTTTGGGCCTGTATGAAAAGATAAAACCCAAGTTTGCAAAAAGATATCTTGAATTATCTTCTGAAATTGTGCAAGCTATCGGGTCTTACAAAAGCGATGTAGTATCAGGTAAGTTTCCAGGACTAGAACACTCTTTCTCTATTGATAAATCAGAACTTGAAAGGTTGAAAAAAGAACTTGAGTAAAAAACATCCTTCCCTTGACATAGTTAGCTCTGATGGCACTGGTCTTGCAGGAAAAAAAATTATCTTGTGTATATCAGGAAGTGTTGCTGCATACAAATCAATTGAGCTCGCAAGATTGCTTATGCGACATGGTGCAGATGTAATATGTGTTGCAAGCAAGGCTGCAACTGATTTGATCAAACCAAGTTATTTCAAATGGGCTACTGGAAACCAAGTAATTACAAAACTAACAGGCGATCTAGAACACATAAAAGTTGCAGATTACAAACAGTCTGATCTTATCATTGTTTATCCATGCACTGCAAATACACTTGGCAAGCTTGCAAATGGAATTGACGACACTCCAATATCGACTGTGCTAAGTGTCGGTCTTGGCTCCAAGATTCCAATCATCATAGCACTTGCAATGCACCAAGCAATGTATGAAAATCCTGCAGTAATAAATAACGTTGAATTTCTCAAAAACAAAGTTGATTTTATTTCTCCAAAATTTATAGAGGGCAAGGCAAAGGCTGCCGAGCCCGAAGAAATACTTGATCTGATACTACAAAAGTTTGGCTTGTCACCTGTTCTCAAGGGGAAAAAAGTGCTCATTACTGCAGGTCCTACAATAGAGTATATCGACCCTGTTAGAGTGATTACAAATCAGAGCACAGGTAAGACTGGTGTCTTGCTTGCATCAGAATTTGTCTCAGCTGGTTGCCAAGTCACCTTGATTTATGGTCCTGGTACAGAGGCTCCTCCAAAGGGTGCCAAGTTGATACGAGTCCAGACAAGCGGGGAAATGGGCGGTGCGCTACGAAAAGAGATGAGGCAAAAATGGGATATCATAATACTTGCAGCTGCGATATCTGATTATACCCCAGAAAAGCCACATAGAGCCAAGATCAATAGTGATCTTCTTAGAATTTCTTTAAAGCTAAAAAGAGTACCCAAGATGATTAATGATGTAAAAAAGATTCAGAGAGATGTTTTTCTCGTAGGATTCAAAGCAGAGGCCAACATACCCAAAAGAGATTTGATAAACAAGGCAAGGGAGAAAATCGTACAATCAGATTGTGATCTTGTCATTGCAAATGATATTGGTACCAAGAGATATAGAAAAAATCCTGACTACAATAATGTGATATCTGTTGATTCAAAAACTTTCAAGGAATCCGGATGGAAGAACAAGTCCAAGATTGTAAAATTTATCAGAAACGAAATTGAAAAAAGAATAGACTAGTTGTACTAGTTCTAGAGTTTATTTTCTTTCGAATTAGTTCTTGTATCACGATGTAATCTTTGTCTTTTTTTTTGTTGCAAAGACATACCCAAAAGAAATTGTAATTATCGATACTGCCAAGACAGGACCTATCCATTCTGGAAGTACACTCGTACTAGCTAGTGTTGAATATGATTCAAATGAAGCTACCATTATGGCTAGACCACTTAATGCATATGCCATATATCTAAAATCCTTGGTATCAAATATTCTAGAGAATGCAGAGCGAAGAATAACACTGTCTAATGTGTCGATTGGGATCATCCCAAGGGCAAAGAACCCAGAGAGAATCAATGCTGTTTGGATTCCTGCAGTAGCTGATGTCACTGCAGATATGGTTATTGCAGAAATTTGTGTAGCAGTATCAAAACCTAAACCAAATACTAACCCGGTAACAAAAGAAGATCCAACAGGACCTAGTATTCCAACCCTGTTTAGAACCTTGCTTGCAAGTATTGCAGCCCCACTTTTTCCCCACTTTTTTATTGCATAGATGTTGATGCCGCCTATTACAGCCAATGCTATTGCGCCCGCAATGCCGCCCCAAAATTGCAGGTTGCCTGTAGTAGTAAGGCTTCCAACTATGTATATGATGAAGATCATCTCGGCTAATACGGAGATCATGTGACCAGAGCTAAATCCTGCTCCTACCATTCTAGATTTTTTTGTAGCATGATGCAGTCTAATTAGATTATCAATTACTGTAATATGGTCAACATCAAGTGCATGACGCATCCCAAATACTAGCATCACCGGTATTGATACTAGGATAAAAGACCAAGAGTCTGTCACCTAGAAGATCTCCTTGTTATATGATATTACAGAATATTTGAAAAATAACATCTGATAAATCATGAATGTAATAAATTACATTTGTATAAGAAATTTGCCATGGTAAATTTCTATCCTATCTATATGATGATCAATTCTTTTGTAAACTTGTGCATGACTTCAACTTTGTTTCCAACAATTACCGAGTCTTCAATTCTTACACCAAATTTTCGTGGAATGTATATTCCAGGTTCTACTGTAACTGCCATGTTTTTGGATAAAATTGCTGTACTTGATGGACCGAGGTTTGGCAATTCATGGACTTCAAGTCCAATTCCATGACCTGTAGAATGAATGAAATATTTTCCATACTGTTTCTTTTCAATTAATTTTCTACAAGCATCATCTACAGATTTGCAAGACATATTTGGCTTGACAGCTTTGAGTCCTGCCTCTTGTGATTGTCGCACAATTTCATAGACTTTTTTTGCTTCCGCCGATACTGAACCAAGACCAAATGTCCTAGTTGCATCAGAGACGTATCCCTTGTATCGTAAAGTAAGATCAACTACAACCATGTCTCCATTTTTGAATTTTCGATCAGTTACCTGTGCATGAGGCAGTGAACCATTTGGACCACCTGCAATAATCAATGGGTTCAGTGTTGACTTGTATCCAGTTGCAAACATTTCTTGCTCCATTGCATATTGCATCAATATAGTCTGAAGCTGAGCTTCAGACTGGTCAATCATCATTTTGTCTACACATATTTCATACATCTCGTCAAGGATTGATGATGCTTTTTTTAATATTGTAATCTCCTGAGAGTCTTTTACTTCCCTTGCACGATAAAATGGGTCAGTTGAGGATTTTACTTCTGGAAGGGATCTCTTGAGGCTCTCTACTATGTTGTAACTATCGCTGTCTGTGCACACCTTGTTTTTCCTGAGCATTTTGATAAGAGTGGCAAGGGAGCCCTTTCCACGCTCTGACTTGACCACATCACAATCAGTGGATTCTTCCTTTGCCCTACCCGTTTCAAGTTCAGGAGATACAATCGTGCAGCCATTTTTATCCAGTATGCCAATTGCCTCGCCCCAAAATCCAGTCATGTAAAATAGATTTTCAGGTTCAAATGCAACCAGAGAATCATATCCTAAATCATTACAATATTTTAAAAGGTTTTTTCTGCGCTTTTGCATTAATCTTAAACTTGACTGTATCTTCATTTATGTTTGTTGTAATGATCATCTAAACCTTCTAAGATCGTACCGTAGGTTGTCTAGTCAATGCCGCCAAGTCAAGTTATGAAATTATTTCTCAATAACTTGACAGTACCTTTAGATATTGGAAAAAGACCTTCTGATTTTATGGAAGAGAAGAAGAAAGTTGTAGCATTATTGTCAGGTGGTCTTGATAGTAGACTAGCGGTAAAAATGATGCAAAATCAGGGATTTGATGTTACTGCTGTTGCAATCAAGACTCCGTTTTGTGATTTTGATTGTGGTAGAGGTTGCGGATTTGAAATAAGGGAGACTGCAGATTCGTTAGGTGTTGATTTGAAAACTGTTTACTTGGGTGATGATTATATCGAGATGCTAAAGCATCCAAAACATGGTTTTGGTTCCGGAATGAATCCATGTATTGATTGTAGATCAATGATGTTCAAGGCAGGCAAAAAAGTAATGGATGACATTGGTGCAGAATTTATCATATCAGGTGAAGTTTTGGGACAAAGACCAATGAGCCAATTTGCTCCTGCATTAAGAACAATAGAAAAAGAGTCAGGACTTGAGGGAATTATTGTTAGACCACTTTCGGCAGCACTGTTACCACCAACAAAACCAGAAATTGATGGATTGATAAAAAGAGAAAATCTTGGAATGATCCGCGGACGCTCAAGAAAAGAACAGCTAAAAATGGCTCAAGAGTTTGGTTTTGACAATCCACCAAATGCAGGCGGCGGTTGTTTGCTTACTGATCCTGCATTTTCAATCAGAACAAAAGATCTTTTTCATTATGTTGAGACACCAAATACAAATGACATTGATCTTCTAAAGATTGGAAGACACTTCAGATTTGATGAAAAAACAAAATTCATTGTTGGAAGACATAAGGATGAGAATGAAATGCTAAAGGCGCTTGCATTACCTGGCGATGTTTTATTTGAGACAAAAGATCATGTCGGTCCAGTATCAGTTTTGCGCGGAGATGATTCTGAAAAAAATCTGAAATTAGCTGCAGCTATCACATTACGATACTCTGATGCACCAAAGGATTTGTCGGGTATAATTATGACAGAAAAGAATGAAGTAAAATCAGAGATTTGTACTGGCTCGATTTTAGAATCCGAGTATCTACAGTATAGAATTTAGCCGTGCAAGCTAATCTGTGAACTGCAATTGACTAGAAAGACTTTTTGAGGGAGTTGATCGCTAACAAGGTATGCAGACGCAAAAGGCTCCCACCTACCTCAAGGCAATAACTTTGAGGGACTATAGTGATGTACATGGTGTAAAAGAGGATATCAAAAAGGGAATGATTTTGGTCCTCAGGGTAACCCCACTTGCACAAAAAAACGTGGATGAGCTTAGAAAGGCGGTTGAAGAAATTTACAACATTGCGAAAAATGCAGATGCAGACATTGCAAGACTTGGTGAAGAAAGAATCATTGTAACTCCATCTGGCGTAAAGATCTGGAGAGCCGAGTACGATCTAAAGTAATCTAATTCCTTCTTGTACTTGAGGACATGTTGTTGCAATTCTAAACATTCTGTGTACTGAGCTTGCCAAGTTTTCACACTTGCGTCGCTCACCGTGATTTACAATTACTCTTCTTAGTTTTGGTCGCAGTCTGTGAATATATGACATCAATTGGTTGTAATCACTGTGACCACTGAACCCATCAAGTTTTTCAGTTGAACAGTTGATGTTGATAACCTCGATCTTTCCATCTTTTCCAACAACAGAGACTTGCCTTGAACCATCAAGAACCCTTCTGCCCAGTGTACCATTCACTTGATATGATACAAATAAGATCTTGTTTTTCTGGACTGGTGCAATATTTTTAAAGTATTCAAGCACTGGTCCCCCCTCTAGCATACCAGATGTTGCCATTATAATTGATGGACCTTCACGCAATGGTTCTTCTCTTGCATCAGAATGCTCTATGTTTGTGAAATATTCAGAATCAAATGGATTATCATCTGTCTCAAGGATCTTTTGTCTTAGTTCTCGTGCAAGATATTCTGGATAAGATTCATGTATTGCAGTTGCCTCAGAGATCATTCCCTCTGTAAATACTGGCGCTTCCATTAGTTGTCCTTGTTTCATGTATTGATCTATTACCATCATTAGTTCCTGTGCACGACCTACTGCAGGAATTGGGATCAGTACCTTTCCACCGTTTCGCAATGTTTCGTTTACCGATTTTATGAAAGTGGCCTCGACCTCCTCTCTTGATGACTGGATGTCCTCTTTTGCACCATAGGTACTCTCAATCAATAACGTCTCTACCCTTGGAAAGTTCCAAGATGCACTCTCAAAGAGCATTGATTTTCCATACTTTAGATCACCTGTATAGACAAAGTTGTGATTACCATTTCCTATATGAAAGTGACAGCTTGCAGAACCCAGAATATGACCTGCATTTGAAAATACCAGTTTGATATCAGGTGAAATATCTGTAACTGTTCCATATGACAATGGAATGGTCTGTTTCATGACTTGCTTGACATCACGCTCAGAATACATGGGAACTCGACCTTGTGCTGCTGCAACCTTGATAGCGTCAAGCTGGATTAGGTTCATCATTGGTAGGGTAGGTTCGGTACAGTAGATTGGACCCTTGTAGCCATACTTGAACAAGACAGGCAGGAATCCCGTGTGGTCTAGGTGAGCATGACTGATAACTACTGCGTCAAGCTCATCTAGTGTCATATTTGGCCAGTCAAGGCGTGGAAATGCCTCTATGGGGTTCTTTGCACCAGGATTTATGCCACAATCAATTAGGATCTTGCTTTCATGAGTGGTAAGCAGCATACAAGATCTTCCTACTTGGCTAAATCCTCCAAGTGTCATCAGTGAAACCTCTGCATCTTCAGAGAGTTTTGGGCGAAATATTTGCTCGCCTATCTGTCTTAGATGTTTGCTTCGCTCAGTTGAGGAAATTTTAAGGTTATAGTTTATAGTTTGGATGGTAGAAGACTGGCTTGCAGTTGCCTTTCTAATTCGTATTCTCCAACCTGTCTTTGAGACAAGTTCTGGCATGTTAAAGGCATCAGGATTGTTAAGAAGCCATGGACGCTTTACATCAACGGTCATCTCGCCTGTTGCAGTATCAAAGAATGTTCCTCCAAGTTCTGCCTCTTTTGGAAGCATTTGAGTTAGAATTTGTCGTGACTCTTCCTCGTTCTTTCTGATTGATTCTTCAGTTCTTACTACAATCCTTTTTTTGATTACATTTACCATGTTGGAGATTACTTCGTTGTGCTCCATTAGGTATTTTGGATTCTTTGTATAGATTGCAATTCTTGGACCTTCATAATCTATTTTGGTTACATCAGCTTCTTTAGGAATACTTTGCAGTATTGTTGCCATTATGTTTTGGGCTGGAGATAGTTCACGTTGTGCTTGTTTTCTTTGCATTAAATCACTAAAGCGTAATTATGGCCTTTTTCTGTTCTTTTGTCAAGAGCCTGTATCCCTGCTGGTCGATTATTGCTACATTGATTCCATCACCAGTTCCAATGTTTCTAGTGATTGCAGCTTTTACAGCTCTTAGAGCAATTGTTTTTCCCTCTTCTACTGTTAGGCCATCACGGTACTCACTTTCCAAGAGACCATATGCCACTGGAGAGCCACTTCCTGTTGTTACGAATGTTTTTTTGTCAAGTGATCCAAACATATCGATGTTGTAAAGTGATGGGCCTTGTTTGTCATATCCTCCAACGAGTATATCTGCAATAAATGGATAGTATCTATTCTGGAAAAATATCAATGATGCAAGTCTTGCAATTGACTTGATCGGTAGATATTCTTGCTTGTCAATTCGGTGTATGTTTGAATGGTATCGCAGCATGTCTGTTACATTTTGTGCATCTGCAACACCACCTGCAATTGTCATTCCTGCGTGATGATCAATCTTTTGGATCTTCATTGTATTGTTATTTGCTATGAAATATCCTGCGCTTGCTCTCATATCTGCGCATAAAACTACACCGTCGGTACAGCTTATCCCTACTGTAGTTGTTCCATGGTATGTGTGTTGTTCAATATAGTCTGACAAATAACTTGCTCCTAACTTGAGATACCTCAGTTTGTATATCACCCGCTTAAATAACTTTGGATTATTCAGGATATCGATAAATAACCAAGTTCCAAGTGAAAACCATGGCTTCTCACATAATGGAGCTACCAAGAAAGATACTCATAGGTGAGAACAATATTTCCAATATAGGAGACTTTCTGGTAGACCTGTCAGACCCAAAGAAGGTTTCTCTAGTTTCAGGAGACAAGGTACGAAAGATAACTGACAAAAAGATTTCTGCCTCACTTTCGGATTCAAAGATCAAGTATGTATGGCACAAAAGTACAAGCAATGATGTAGAGGCTGCAAAAAAGACACTTGTTGAAATAAAAAAAGACAAAAGTGATTTGATAATTGGAATCGGAGGCGGTAGGTCTGTTGATATTGCAAAGATGATTGCATTTACATTAAAGAAATCATTTGTTAGTATACCAACATCTGCTTCACATGACGGTATTGCCAGCCCCTTTGTTTCCATACGCGGAGACAAGCCCTATTCTATAATTGCTACAGCACCTTTGGGGGTCTTTGTTGATATT
Coding sequences within:
- a CDS encoding beta-CASP ribonuclease aCPSF1; translation: MQRKQAQRELSPAQNIMATILQSIPKEADVTKIDYEGPRIAIYTKNPKYLMEHNEVISNMVNVIKKRIVVRTEESIRKNEEESRQILTQMLPKEAELGGTFFDTATGEMTVDVKRPWLLNNPDAFNMPELVSKTGWRIRIRKATASQSSTIQTINYNLKISSTERSKHLRQIGEQIFRPKLSEDAEVSLMTLGGFSQVGRSCMLLTTHESKILIDCGINPGAKNPIEAFPRLDWPNMTLDELDAVVISHAHLDHTGFLPVLFKYGYKGPIYCTEPTLPMMNLIQLDAIKVAAAQGRVPMYSERDVKQVMKQTIPLSYGTVTDISPDIKLVFSNAGHILGSASCHFHIGNGNHNFVYTGDLKYGKSMLFESASWNFPRVETLLIESTYGAKEDIQSSREEVEATFIKSVNETLRNGGKVLIPIPAVGRAQELMMVIDQYMKQGQLMEAPVFTEGMISEATAIHESYPEYLARELRQKILETDDNPFDSEYFTNIEHSDAREEPLREGPSIIMATSGMLEGGPVLEYFKNIAPVQKNKILFVSYQVNGTLGRRVLDGSRQVSVVGKDGKIEVININCSTEKLDGFSGHSDYNQLMSYIHRLRPKLRRVIVNHGERRKCENLASSVHRMFRIATTCPQVQEGIRLL
- the psmB gene encoding archaeal proteasome endopeptidase complex subunit beta, which translates into the protein MVAPLCEKPWFSLGTWLFIDILNNPKLFKRVIYKLRYLKLGASYLSDYIEQHTYHGTTTVGISCTDGVVLCADMRASAGYFIANNNTMKIQKIDHHAGMTIAGGVADAQNVTDMLRYHSNIHRIDKQEYLPIKSIARLASLIFFQNRYYPFIADILVGGYDKQGPSLYNIDMFGSLDKKTFVTTGSGSPVAYGLLESEYRDGLTVEEGKTIALRAVKAAITRNIGTGDGINVAIIDQQGYRLLTKEQKKAIITL